In Novosphingobium sp. MMS21-SN21R, a single genomic region encodes these proteins:
- a CDS encoding Crp/Fnr family transcriptional regulator: MDAAKLAEALTAQSLFADCEQAELSDIIARGQVRAYKPGQELMAQGEVGKTLFIVLKGLARVSMVAANGREIILDYAEPGHVLGEIAFLDGGDRTASVEAIEPVEALILTRSAFADIIEKHQGLSMRLLKAMARRLRQNNAVIEADRAYTSGPRLARFLLRLMMGDNSEAGNQLKIALSQGELGNFAGMSREQINRQLSAWVDNGIVALTSGRVTILDREALVDVAEAW, from the coding sequence ATGGACGCGGCGAAGCTTGCCGAGGCTCTAACGGCGCAAAGCCTGTTCGCGGATTGCGAGCAGGCAGAGCTGTCGGACATCATCGCGCGCGGGCAGGTCAGGGCCTACAAGCCCGGCCAGGAACTGATGGCGCAGGGTGAAGTGGGCAAGACCCTCTTCATCGTGCTCAAGGGCCTCGCGCGTGTCAGCATGGTCGCCGCCAACGGGCGCGAGATCATTCTCGACTATGCAGAACCGGGGCATGTGCTGGGCGAGATCGCGTTTCTCGATGGCGGGGACCGCACGGCCTCGGTCGAGGCGATCGAGCCGGTCGAGGCGCTGATCCTGACGCGCAGCGCCTTTGCCGACATCATCGAGAAGCATCAGGGCCTGTCGATGCGCTTGCTGAAGGCGATGGCGCGGCGGCTGCGCCAGAACAACGCGGTGATCGAGGCCGACCGCGCCTACACTTCCGGGCCAAGGCTGGCGCGGTTCCTGCTGCGCCTGATGATGGGCGACAATTCCGAAGCCGGAAACCAGCTCAAGATTGCGCTGAGCCAGGGCGAACTCGGCAATTTCGCAGGGATGTCGCGCGAGCAGATCAACCGCCAGCTTTCGGCGTGGGTCGATAATGGGATCGTGGCGCTCACCAGCGGGAGGGTGACGATCCTCGACCGCGAAGCGCTGGTTGATGTGGCTGAGGCGTGGTGA
- a CDS encoding energy transducer TonB, which yields MSMIIIAALAAASSALTSPDISKIMSFGDYPQWALRKNESAAAKIEFFVDRDGKPRGCTVVAHIGSQQLAQEICGLVSKRTYPPAKLADGTQTLGFVRTIVSFYIPGAAGANDVARARMPADLEFNVKTSLLKAESAERYLTLQVAPDGTVQDCVPKRAYKESRVGDEWAKFCENRSLLLQPVRLDRVGQPATYVTDIKIAIIPEG from the coding sequence ATGAGCATGATTATTATTGCGGCTCTGGCAGCAGCCAGCAGCGCGCTGACCAGTCCTGACATATCAAAGATCATGTCGTTCGGCGACTATCCGCAGTGGGCGTTGCGCAAGAACGAATCCGCCGCGGCAAAGATCGAATTTTTTGTCGATCGCGATGGCAAGCCACGAGGATGCACGGTCGTAGCGCATATCGGGTCACAGCAATTGGCGCAGGAAATCTGCGGCTTAGTGTCGAAGAGAACATATCCGCCAGCCAAGCTTGCGGATGGCACGCAAACTCTGGGATTTGTGCGAACAATAGTAAGCTTCTACATCCCAGGTGCCGCGGGTGCGAATGACGTGGCCAGGGCGCGGATGCCTGCCGACCTCGAATTCAACGTCAAGACATCATTACTGAAAGCGGAAAGTGCGGAAAGATATTTGACGTTGCAGGTCGCTCCGGATGGCACGGTCCAGGATTGCGTGCCGAAACGTGCCTACAAAGAATCTCGTGTGGGCGATGAATGGGCCAAATTTTGCGAAAACCGTTCGTTGCTTTTGCAGCCGGTGAGACTTGACCGAGTGGGCCAACCAGCCACCTATGTCACTGACATCAAGATAGCCATCATCCCTGAAGGCTAA